One genomic segment of Camelus ferus isolate YT-003-E chromosome 19, BCGSAC_Cfer_1.0, whole genome shotgun sequence includes these proteins:
- the GGT7 gene encoding glutathione hydrolase 7 isoform X8 — MGSQDGSPLRETRKDPFSAAASECSCRQDGLTVIVTACLTFATGVTVALIMQIYFGDPQIFHQGAVVTDAARCTSLGIEVLGKQGSSVDAAVAAALCLGIVAPHSSGLGGGGVMLVHDIRRNESHLIDFRESAPGALREEALQRSWETKVGTLPGLLVGVPGMVKGLHEAHQLYGRTLLPRNPLPPPGPLFLPSQDILHPLLSGSPRLPWSQVLAFAAAVAQDGFNVTHDLAQALAEQPPPNASERFRETFLPSGHPPLPGSLLRRPDLAAVLDVLGTSGPAAFYAGGNLTLEMVAEAQHAGGVITEEDFSNYSALVENPVSGVYRGHLVLSPRPPHTGPALISALNILEGFNLTSLVSREQTLHWVAETLKIALALASRLGDPAYDSTITESTDDMLSKVEAAYFRGQINDSQTAPVPLLPIYELNGTPTAAQVLIMGPDDFIVAMVSSLNRPFGSGLITPSGILLNSQMLDFSWPNRTANHPAPSLENSVQPGKRPLSFLLPTVVRPAEGLCGTYLALGANGAARGLSGLTQVLLNVLTLNRNLSDSLARGRLHPDLQSNLLQVDSEFTEEEIEFLEARGHHVEKVDVLSWVHGSRRTNNFIIGVKDPRSPDAAGATIL, encoded by the exons ATGGGCAGCCAGGACGGGTCGCCTCTGCGGGAGACGCGCAAAGACCCGTTCTCCGCCGCAGCGTCCGAGTGCTCCTGCCGCCAGGATGGGCTCACGGTCATCGTCACGGCCTGCCTCACCTTTGCCACGGGTGTCACTGTGGCGCTCATCATGCAGATCTACTTCGGGGACCCCCAG ATTTTTCACCAGGGCGCTGTTGTGACTGATGCTGCCCGTTGCACATCGTTGGGCATCGAGGTGCTTGGTAAACAGGGATCTTCCGTGGATGCGGCTGTGGCAGCAGCCCTGTGTTTGGGGATCGTGGCTCCACACAGTTCTGGCCTGGGCGG TGGGGGTGTAATGCTGGTACATGACATCCGACGAAATGAGAGCCACCTGATTGATTTCCGGGAGTCTGCACCAGGGGCCCTCAGGGAAGAGGCCCTACAGAGATCCTGGGAGACCAAGGTGGGGACCCtg CCTGGGCTCTTGGTGGGGGTCCCCGGAATGGTGAAGGGGCTACATGAAGCTCATCAGCTCTATGGAAG GACTCTCCTTCCCAggaaccccctcccccccccaggacccctcttcctcccctcccaggacatCCTCCACCCCCTGCTCTCCGGCTCCCCCAGGCTGCCATGGTCCCAAGTCCTGGCCTTCGCAGCAGCTGTGGCCCAAGATGGCTTCAACGTGACCCATGATCTAG CCCAAGCCCTGGCCGAACAGCCGCCACCCAATGCGTCCGAGCGCTTCCGTGAGACATTCCTGCCTTCAGGCCACCCACCACTCCCTGGCTCACTGCTGCGACGGCCTGACCTGGCCGCAGTGCTGGATGTGCTGGGCACCTCTGGCCCCGCTGCCTTCTATGCCGGTGGCAACCTCACACTGGAGATGGTGGCCGAG GCTCAGCATGCAGGGGGTGTCATAACTGAGGAGGACTTCAGCAACTACAGTGCTCTCGTGGAGAACCCCGTGTCTGGCGTGTACAGAG GCCACCTGGTTCTCAGCCCCCGACCCCCAcacacaggccctgccctcatcAGTGCTCTCAACATCCTCGAGGGCTTCAATCTCACCAGCCTGGTATCCCGGGAACAGACTCTTCACTGGGTGGCAGAG ACCCTGAAGATCGCATTAGCTCTGGCCAGCAGACTGGGAGATCCTGCCTACGATTCTACCATCACTGAGAGCACAGATGACATGCTCAG CAAGGTGGAGGCTGCCTACTTCCGGGGCCAGATCAATGACTCCCAGACAGCCCCCGTTCCGCTCCTGCCCATCTATGAGCTAAATGGGACTCCTACAGCTGCCCAGGTGCTGATCATGGGCCCTGATGACTTCATTGTGGCCATGGTCAG CTCCCTGAACCGGCCCTTTGGCAGCGGCCTCATCACCCCCTCTGGGATCCTGCTCAACAGCCAGATGCTGGACTTTTCTTGGCCCAACAGGACTGCTAACCACCCTGCGCCCAGCCTG GAGAACTCAGTGCAGCCAGGGAAGAGGCCACTGTCTTTCCTGCTGCCCACTGTGGTCCGGCCGGCGGAGGGGCTCTGTGGGACCTACCTCGCCCTAGGGGCCAATGGAGCTGCCCGGGGCCTCAGTGGCCTGACCCAG GTTCTGCTGAATGTCCTGACCTTGAACCGGAACCTGAGTGACAGCCTGGCCCGTGGCCGCCTGCACCCGGACCTGCAGTCCAACCTCCTGCAGGTGGACA GTGAGTTCACAGAGGAAGAGATTGAGTTCCTGGAAGCCAGGGGTCACCACGTGGAGAAGGTAGATGTCTTATCCTGGGTCCATGGCAGCCGGAGAACCAATAACTTCATCATCGGTGTGAAGGACCCTCGGAGCCCAGATGCAGCCGGAGCTACCATCCTGTAG
- the GGT7 gene encoding glutathione hydrolase 7 isoform X5: MAAENEAGQESALGAYSPVDYMSITSFPRLPEDEPTPAVPLRGRKDEDAFLGDPDTDPDSFLKSARLQRLPSSSSEMGSQDGSPLRETRKDPFSAAASECSCRQDGLTVIVTACLTFATGVTVALIMQIYFGDPQIFHQGAVVTDAARCTSLGIEVLGKQGSSVDAAVAAALCLGIVAPHSSGLGGGGVMLVHDIRRNESHLIDFRESAPGALREEALQRSWETKVGTLPGLLVGVPGMVKGLHEAHQLYGRTLLPRNPLPPPGPLFLPSQDILHPLLSGSPRLPWSQVLAFAAAVAQDGFNVTHDLAQALAEQPPPNASERFRETFLPSGHPPLPGSLLRRPDLAAVLDVLGTSGPAAFYAGGNLTLEMVAEAQHAGGVITEEDFSNYSALVENPVSGVYRGHLVLSPRPPHTGPALISALNILEGFNLTSLVSREQTLHWVAETLKIALALASRLGDPAYDSTITESTDDMLSKVEAAYFRGQINDSQTAPVPLLPIYELNGTPTAAQVLIMGPDDFIVAMVSSLNRPFGSGLITPSGILLNSQMLDFSWPNRTANHPAPSLENSVQPGKRPLSFLLPTVVRPAEGLCGTYLALGANGAARGLSGLTQVLLNVLTLNRNLSDSLARGRLHPDLQSNLLQVSSQRKRLSSWKPGVTTWRR; this comes from the exons ACCCGGACTCCTTCCTGAAGTCAGCCCGGCTGCAGCGGCTGCCATCGTCGTCGTCGGAGATGGGCAGCCAGGACGGGTCGCCTCTGCGGGAGACGCGCAAAGACCCGTTCTCCGCCGCAGCGTCCGAGTGCTCCTGCCGCCAGGATGGGCTCACGGTCATCGTCACGGCCTGCCTCACCTTTGCCACGGGTGTCACTGTGGCGCTCATCATGCAGATCTACTTCGGGGACCCCCAG ATTTTTCACCAGGGCGCTGTTGTGACTGATGCTGCCCGTTGCACATCGTTGGGCATCGAGGTGCTTGGTAAACAGGGATCTTCCGTGGATGCGGCTGTGGCAGCAGCCCTGTGTTTGGGGATCGTGGCTCCACACAGTTCTGGCCTGGGCGG TGGGGGTGTAATGCTGGTACATGACATCCGACGAAATGAGAGCCACCTGATTGATTTCCGGGAGTCTGCACCAGGGGCCCTCAGGGAAGAGGCCCTACAGAGATCCTGGGAGACCAAGGTGGGGACCCtg CCTGGGCTCTTGGTGGGGGTCCCCGGAATGGTGAAGGGGCTACATGAAGCTCATCAGCTCTATGGAAG GACTCTCCTTCCCAggaaccccctcccccccccaggacccctcttcctcccctcccaggacatCCTCCACCCCCTGCTCTCCGGCTCCCCCAGGCTGCCATGGTCCCAAGTCCTGGCCTTCGCAGCAGCTGTGGCCCAAGATGGCTTCAACGTGACCCATGATCTAG CCCAAGCCCTGGCCGAACAGCCGCCACCCAATGCGTCCGAGCGCTTCCGTGAGACATTCCTGCCTTCAGGCCACCCACCACTCCCTGGCTCACTGCTGCGACGGCCTGACCTGGCCGCAGTGCTGGATGTGCTGGGCACCTCTGGCCCCGCTGCCTTCTATGCCGGTGGCAACCTCACACTGGAGATGGTGGCCGAG GCTCAGCATGCAGGGGGTGTCATAACTGAGGAGGACTTCAGCAACTACAGTGCTCTCGTGGAGAACCCCGTGTCTGGCGTGTACAGAG GCCACCTGGTTCTCAGCCCCCGACCCCCAcacacaggccctgccctcatcAGTGCTCTCAACATCCTCGAGGGCTTCAATCTCACCAGCCTGGTATCCCGGGAACAGACTCTTCACTGGGTGGCAGAG ACCCTGAAGATCGCATTAGCTCTGGCCAGCAGACTGGGAGATCCTGCCTACGATTCTACCATCACTGAGAGCACAGATGACATGCTCAG CAAGGTGGAGGCTGCCTACTTCCGGGGCCAGATCAATGACTCCCAGACAGCCCCCGTTCCGCTCCTGCCCATCTATGAGCTAAATGGGACTCCTACAGCTGCCCAGGTGCTGATCATGGGCCCTGATGACTTCATTGTGGCCATGGTCAG CTCCCTGAACCGGCCCTTTGGCAGCGGCCTCATCACCCCCTCTGGGATCCTGCTCAACAGCCAGATGCTGGACTTTTCTTGGCCCAACAGGACTGCTAACCACCCTGCGCCCAGCCTG GAGAACTCAGTGCAGCCAGGGAAGAGGCCACTGTCTTTCCTGCTGCCCACTGTGGTCCGGCCGGCGGAGGGGCTCTGTGGGACCTACCTCGCCCTAGGGGCCAATGGAGCTGCCCGGGGCCTCAGTGGCCTGACCCAG GTTCTGCTGAATGTCCTGACCTTGAACCGGAACCTGAGTGACAGCCTGGCCCGTGGCCGCCTGCACCCGGACCTGCAGTCCAACCTCCTGCAG GTGAGTTCACAGAGGAAGAGATTGAGTTCCTGGAAGCCAGGGGTCACCACGTGGAGAAGGTAG
- the GGT7 gene encoding glutathione hydrolase 7 isoform X7, with protein MAAENEAGQESALGAYSPVDYMSITSFPRLPEDEPTPAVPLRGRKDEDAFLGDPDTDPDSFLKSARLQRLPSSSSEMGSQDGSPLRETRKDPFSAAASECSCRQDGLTVIVTACLTFATGVTVALIMQIYFGDPQIFHQGAVVTDAARCTSLGIEVLGKQGSSVDAAVAAALCLGIVAPHSSGLGGGGVMLVHDIRRNESHLIDFRESAPGALREEALQRSWETKPGLLVGVPGMVKGLHEAHQLYGRLPWSQVLAFAAAVAQDGFNVTHDLAQALAEQPPPNASERFRETFLPSGHPPLPGSLLRRPDLAAVLDVLGTSGPAAFYAGGNLTLEMVAEAQHAGGVITEEDFSNYSALVENPVSGVYRGHLVLSPRPPHTGPALISALNILEGFNLTSLVSREQTLHWVAETLKIALALASRLGDPAYDSTITESTDDMLSKVEAAYFRGQINDSQTAPVPLLPIYELNGTPTAAQVLIMGPDDFIVAMVSSLNRPFGSGLITPSGILLNSQMLDFSWPNRTANHPAPSLENSVQPGKRPLSFLLPTVVRPAEGLCGTYLALGANGAARGLSGLTQVLLNVLTLNRNLSDSLARGRLHPDLQSNLLQVSSQRKRLSSWKPGVTTWRR; from the exons ACCCGGACTCCTTCCTGAAGTCAGCCCGGCTGCAGCGGCTGCCATCGTCGTCGTCGGAGATGGGCAGCCAGGACGGGTCGCCTCTGCGGGAGACGCGCAAAGACCCGTTCTCCGCCGCAGCGTCCGAGTGCTCCTGCCGCCAGGATGGGCTCACGGTCATCGTCACGGCCTGCCTCACCTTTGCCACGGGTGTCACTGTGGCGCTCATCATGCAGATCTACTTCGGGGACCCCCAG ATTTTTCACCAGGGCGCTGTTGTGACTGATGCTGCCCGTTGCACATCGTTGGGCATCGAGGTGCTTGGTAAACAGGGATCTTCCGTGGATGCGGCTGTGGCAGCAGCCCTGTGTTTGGGGATCGTGGCTCCACACAGTTCTGGCCTGGGCGG TGGGGGTGTAATGCTGGTACATGACATCCGACGAAATGAGAGCCACCTGATTGATTTCCGGGAGTCTGCACCAGGGGCCCTCAGGGAAGAGGCCCTACAGAGATCCTGGGAGACCAAG CCTGGGCTCTTGGTGGGGGTCCCCGGAATGGTGAAGGGGCTACATGAAGCTCATCAGCTCTATGGAAG GCTGCCATGGTCCCAAGTCCTGGCCTTCGCAGCAGCTGTGGCCCAAGATGGCTTCAACGTGACCCATGATCTAG CCCAAGCCCTGGCCGAACAGCCGCCACCCAATGCGTCCGAGCGCTTCCGTGAGACATTCCTGCCTTCAGGCCACCCACCACTCCCTGGCTCACTGCTGCGACGGCCTGACCTGGCCGCAGTGCTGGATGTGCTGGGCACCTCTGGCCCCGCTGCCTTCTATGCCGGTGGCAACCTCACACTGGAGATGGTGGCCGAG GCTCAGCATGCAGGGGGTGTCATAACTGAGGAGGACTTCAGCAACTACAGTGCTCTCGTGGAGAACCCCGTGTCTGGCGTGTACAGAG GCCACCTGGTTCTCAGCCCCCGACCCCCAcacacaggccctgccctcatcAGTGCTCTCAACATCCTCGAGGGCTTCAATCTCACCAGCCTGGTATCCCGGGAACAGACTCTTCACTGGGTGGCAGAG ACCCTGAAGATCGCATTAGCTCTGGCCAGCAGACTGGGAGATCCTGCCTACGATTCTACCATCACTGAGAGCACAGATGACATGCTCAG CAAGGTGGAGGCTGCCTACTTCCGGGGCCAGATCAATGACTCCCAGACAGCCCCCGTTCCGCTCCTGCCCATCTATGAGCTAAATGGGACTCCTACAGCTGCCCAGGTGCTGATCATGGGCCCTGATGACTTCATTGTGGCCATGGTCAG CTCCCTGAACCGGCCCTTTGGCAGCGGCCTCATCACCCCCTCTGGGATCCTGCTCAACAGCCAGATGCTGGACTTTTCTTGGCCCAACAGGACTGCTAACCACCCTGCGCCCAGCCTG GAGAACTCAGTGCAGCCAGGGAAGAGGCCACTGTCTTTCCTGCTGCCCACTGTGGTCCGGCCGGCGGAGGGGCTCTGTGGGACCTACCTCGCCCTAGGGGCCAATGGAGCTGCCCGGGGCCTCAGTGGCCTGACCCAG GTTCTGCTGAATGTCCTGACCTTGAACCGGAACCTGAGTGACAGCCTGGCCCGTGGCCGCCTGCACCCGGACCTGCAGTCCAACCTCCTGCAG GTGAGTTCACAGAGGAAGAGATTGAGTTCCTGGAAGCCAGGGGTCACCACGTGGAGAAGGTAG